The following coding sequences are from one Mesorhizobium terrae window:
- a CDS encoding cysteine desulfurase-like protein yields the protein MPLDLDHVRNQFPALGSGWAYFDNAGGSQALKSVADRISDYLLTTNVQTGASYETSRHATERLAEARARIALLFNARRAEEVVFGASTTMLLRLLATAMAGSLAPGDEIVVTEFDHESNIGPWVGLRERGVVVKFWPLNKQTLKPDLADLEALMGPRTKLVCVTHASNILGTINPIREIADLVHRYGARICVDGVALAPHRAIDVQALDCDYYVFSLYKTYGPHLAVLYGKYDHLLELDGLYHYFYGRDKVPMKLEPGNPAYELAWGSAAIVDYLEELGGTSGRASVEAAFEAVTQQEMALAEHLLAYLRGRNTVRVLGDSRSDGTVRVPTISFLLEGADPLALIAATDARHIGIRHGDFHSRRLVESLGLPAQNIVRASLVHYNTLGEVDRFIDVLDRAT from the coding sequence ATGCCGCTTGATCTCGACCATGTCCGCAACCAGTTCCCCGCGCTCGGCAGCGGCTGGGCCTATTTCGACAACGCCGGCGGCTCGCAGGCCCTGAAGTCGGTGGCGGACCGGATATCAGACTACCTGCTGACTACCAACGTGCAGACCGGCGCCAGCTACGAGACGTCCAGACACGCCACCGAACGGCTGGCCGAGGCGCGGGCGCGCATCGCGCTCTTGTTCAACGCACGACGCGCCGAAGAAGTGGTGTTCGGCGCCTCGACGACGATGCTGCTCAGGCTTCTCGCCACCGCCATGGCCGGCAGCCTCGCCCCCGGCGATGAGATCGTGGTGACGGAGTTCGACCACGAATCAAACATTGGCCCCTGGGTCGGCCTGCGGGAGCGCGGCGTCGTCGTAAAATTCTGGCCGCTGAACAAGCAAACGCTGAAGCCAGACCTCGCCGACCTGGAGGCGCTGATGGGGCCGCGCACCAAACTGGTTTGCGTGACCCACGCTTCCAACATCCTGGGCACGATCAACCCGATCCGCGAGATCGCCGATCTGGTCCATCGGTACGGCGCGCGCATCTGCGTCGACGGCGTGGCGCTCGCCCCTCACCGGGCTATCGACGTGCAGGCGCTTGATTGCGACTATTACGTCTTCTCGCTCTACAAGACCTACGGGCCGCACCTGGCGGTGCTGTATGGAAAGTACGACCACCTGCTCGAACTCGACGGCCTCTATCACTATTTCTACGGCCGCGACAAAGTGCCGATGAAGCTAGAGCCGGGCAACCCGGCTTATGAGCTTGCCTGGGGCAGCGCGGCCATCGTCGACTATCTGGAAGAGTTGGGTGGAACATCGGGACGGGCGTCGGTGGAGGCGGCTTTCGAGGCCGTCACCCAACAGGAGATGGCGCTGGCCGAGCACTTGCTCGCCTATTTGCGCGGCCGCAACACTGTCCGCGTCCTCGGCGACAGCCGTTCCGATGGCACGGTGCGCGTGCCGACCATCTCCTTCCTCCTCGAAGGCGCAGACCCGCTTGCCCTGATCGCCGCGACCGACGCACGCCACATCGGCATCCGCCACGGCGACTTCCATTCGCGACGGCTGGTGGAGTCGCTCGGCCTGCCGGCGCAGAACATCGTGCGCGCTTCGCTCGTCCACTATAACACGCTTGGAGAGGTGGACCGTTTCATCGACGTACTGGACCGGGCTACTTAG
- a CDS encoding amino acid ABC transporter permease, protein MSVFDTFLNPRVFVETLPLILSGLATTLTLGFTCIVIGFLAGIAVAICRLYAASPVQWVTIAFIDVFRSLPVLVLLFVIYYALPFAGVRLSSFVAAASAISLVSAAYSAEIIRAGIEAVPRGQFEAARALGLHFVLTLRKVVLPQAIRTVLPPLTSNAINVMKDTALASVVAMPDLLKQANQAQALAANPTPLIAAAAIYLLILLPLVRVVGVLEHKLSRTRHAA, encoded by the coding sequence ATGTCCGTCTTCGACACCTTCCTGAACCCCCGCGTCTTCGTGGAAACGCTGCCGCTCATCCTGAGCGGCCTGGCCACCACGCTTACGCTCGGCTTCACCTGCATCGTCATCGGCTTCCTCGCCGGCATCGCCGTCGCCATCTGCCGGCTCTATGCCGCGAGCCCGGTGCAGTGGGTGACCATCGCCTTCATCGACGTCTTTCGCTCGCTGCCGGTGCTGGTGCTGCTGTTCGTCATCTACTACGCGCTGCCCTTCGCCGGCGTCCGGCTGTCGTCGTTCGTGGCGGCGGCCAGCGCGATCTCGCTGGTGTCTGCCGCCTATTCGGCCGAGATCATCCGCGCCGGCATCGAGGCGGTGCCGCGCGGCCAGTTCGAGGCGGCGCGGGCGCTCGGTCTGCATTTCGTCCTGACGCTGCGCAAGGTGGTGTTGCCGCAGGCGATCCGCACCGTGCTGCCGCCGCTGACCTCCAACGCCATCAACGTCATGAAGGACACCGCGCTGGCCTCGGTCGTGGCGATGCCGGACCTGCTCAAACAGGCCAACCAGGCGCAGGCACTCGCCGCCAATCCAACCCCGCTGATCGCCGCCGCGGCGATCTATCTTCTCATACTGCTGCCGCTCGTCCGTGTCGTCGGCGTGCTGGAGCACAAGCTTTCGAGGACCCGCCATGCCGCTTGA
- a CDS encoding transporter substrate-binding domain-containing protein produces the protein MQVTTLLRRLRWAGAAALVVFAASAQGAELNVGANVGNVPWEFQDASGKIVGFEVDLMTEVGKRLGSEVKFTNIPFAGLFAAVQSGQIDAAVSSITITPKRLQSVSFAQPYYDSDQSLTVKADSGITGLAGMAGKTVGVDTGSTGDIWVTAHMAETKIASVSKYEGLQPAMLDLSAGRIDGYISDIPALLYYVKDKPQFKVVERIKTGEQYSVMFAKDAPLAAKVNDAISAMKKDGTMASIYKAWFGADPESGLATVTVMDMPKP, from the coding sequence ATGCAAGTCACAACTTTGCTGCGTCGGTTGCGCTGGGCGGGAGCGGCGGCGCTGGTGGTTTTCGCCGCATCGGCGCAAGGCGCGGAACTCAACGTCGGCGCCAATGTCGGCAACGTGCCGTGGGAATTCCAGGACGCCAGCGGCAAGATCGTCGGCTTCGAGGTCGACCTCATGACCGAGGTCGGCAAGCGCCTCGGCTCGGAGGTCAAGTTCACGAACATTCCGTTCGCGGGGCTTTTCGCGGCCGTGCAGTCCGGCCAGATCGACGCGGCCGTGTCGTCAATCACGATTACGCCGAAGCGCTTGCAATCGGTCAGCTTCGCCCAGCCCTACTACGACAGCGACCAGTCGCTGACGGTGAAGGCCGACAGCGGTATCACCGGCCTGGCGGGAATGGCGGGCAAGACGGTCGGTGTCGACACCGGCTCCACCGGCGACATCTGGGTCACAGCCCACATGGCGGAAACCAAGATCGCCAGCGTCAGCAAATACGAGGGCTTGCAGCCGGCCATGCTCGACCTCTCCGCCGGCCGCATTGACGGCTACATTTCCGACATTCCGGCGCTGCTCTACTACGTGAAGGACAAGCCGCAGTTCAAGGTGGTGGAGCGCATCAAGACGGGCGAGCAGTATTCGGTCATGTTCGCCAAGGACGCGCCGCTGGCCGCAAAGGTGAACGACGCCATCAGCGCCATGAAGAAGGACGGCACGATGGCCTCGATCTACAAGGCCTGGTTCGGCGCCGACCCGGAGAGCGGGCTGGCGACCGTCACCGTCATGGACATGCCGAAGCCCTGA
- a CDS encoding FadR/GntR family transcriptional regulator codes for MRRDPIGLRQVTMPPSGNRKVQAVLNRTPVTHAAAKQIQTMILDGSLGPGQKIPSQRELAVRLKLSRASLREALLTLEAIGLIVTQPGRGTFVAEMSSSGRTMISWRHRDYSVKDVFETRIMLESQIVRLSAAVLTAGQIDELTRLTDQMERSWAAGDLLGNAEADFEFHGIIVSACPNRMLVDLYDANRDRIHSTQMQPIAVTDPARMRSSIAEHRLIVTALRDGDAGRAAEAVAMHIANTACCAGVSA; via the coding sequence ATGCGGCGCGATCCGATCGGACTGCGTCAAGTCACGATGCCCCCGTCAGGGAATAGGAAGGTGCAGGCCGTGCTCAATCGAACCCCCGTGACCCATGCCGCGGCTAAGCAGATTCAAACCATGATCCTCGACGGGAGCCTGGGGCCGGGCCAGAAGATCCCGTCTCAGCGCGAGCTGGCAGTGAGGCTGAAGCTCAGCCGCGCTTCGTTGCGTGAGGCGCTGCTGACGCTCGAGGCGATCGGCCTCATCGTCACCCAGCCGGGGCGCGGAACGTTCGTGGCCGAAATGTCGTCCAGCGGGCGCACCATGATCTCATGGCGCCACAGAGACTATTCGGTGAAAGACGTCTTCGAGACGCGCATCATGCTGGAAAGCCAGATCGTCCGGCTCAGCGCAGCGGTCCTCACGGCTGGCCAGATCGATGAACTGACGCGCCTGACCGACCAGATGGAGCGGAGCTGGGCCGCCGGCGACCTGCTCGGCAACGCCGAGGCCGATTTCGAATTCCACGGCATCATTGTGTCTGCCTGCCCCAACCGGATGCTGGTCGATCTCTACGACGCCAATCGCGACCGCATCCATTCCACGCAGATGCAGCCGATCGCGGTCACCGACCCGGCGCGCATGCGCAGTTCGATCGCCGAGCACCGCCTGATCGTCACGGCGCTCCGCGACGGCGATGCCGGGCGCGCCGCCGAGGCCGTCGCCATGCACATCGCCAACACCGCCTGTTGCGCTGGAGTTTCAGCCTGA
- a CDS encoding LysR family transcriptional regulator has translation MSTFNYNHLRYFWAVAHDGNLTRTAERLNLTQSALSVQIRKLEARFGHALFERRGRQLHLTEAGRIALDHADAIFAAGEELIGTLRNTGEVRRVLRVGALATLSRNFQMAFLKPLIGRNDIEFVLRSGSSSELLQSLEALSLDVVLVNQAPARDELTRFVAHRLAEQPVSLIGTRARLGKIRKDDLAERLNSHPIILPTMDSSVKIGFDALVARLGIRPQIVAEVEDMAMMRLLAREDVGLAVLPPIVVKDELESGVLVEADRLPGIAETFYAVTIARKFPNPVLGLLLEGNLLTR, from the coding sequence ATGAGCACGTTCAATTACAACCATCTGCGGTATTTTTGGGCGGTCGCCCACGACGGGAATCTGACACGCACGGCAGAGCGACTGAACCTCACGCAATCAGCATTGTCGGTGCAAATTCGCAAACTCGAAGCGCGATTTGGCCATGCTTTGTTCGAACGGCGCGGTCGACAGCTTCATCTGACAGAAGCTGGACGGATCGCGCTGGACCACGCCGATGCGATTTTCGCTGCGGGCGAAGAATTGATCGGCACTTTGCGTAACACGGGCGAGGTGCGGCGCGTTCTCAGGGTTGGCGCGCTGGCTACGCTTTCTCGCAATTTCCAAATGGCGTTTTTGAAACCCTTAATAGGGCGAAACGATATTGAGTTTGTTTTGCGGTCAGGCAGCAGCAGCGAGCTTCTTCAATCGCTCGAAGCGCTCAGTCTTGATGTTGTGCTTGTTAACCAGGCGCCTGCACGCGATGAACTAACACGCTTTGTCGCTCATCGCCTCGCTGAACAGCCTGTGAGCTTGATAGGAACAAGAGCTCGGCTTGGCAAAATTAGGAAAGACGACTTAGCCGAGAGGCTAAACTCACATCCGATCATCCTGCCGACGATGGATAGCAGCGTAAAGATCGGCTTTGATGCGCTTGTAGCTCGCCTGGGCATCCGTCCGCAAATCGTGGCAGAGGTAGAAGATATGGCGATGATGCGGCTTTTGGCGCGCGAAGATGTCGGCCTTGCCGTGCTTCCGCCGATCGTGGTGAAGGACGAGCTGGAATCTGGTGTTCTGGTCGAGGCCGACAGGTTGCCGGGCATAGCCGAAACCTTTTATGCCGTGACGATTGCGAGAAAATTTCCAAATCCGGTCCTAGGGTTATTGTTGGAAGGAAATTTGCTGACGCGTTAG
- a CDS encoding proton-conducting transporter membrane subunit — protein MPYYLLPLIAPLALVVSTIASFVSPGRRSRLAPGFAEIAALLALASAFGSLGILILSGPGESPLIGMAGIGLSVRLDAVSASMLLLVAFVGWIVVRYARTYLDGEARASAFTGWLCATLAAVLLLVQAGNLAQLVSGWIATSLCLHRLLLFYPDRVAARRAARKKLIFTRLGAASLIIAAVLLTFVYGTTDIAAINAAAREGDGSSLAVFATVLIALAALLKSAQFPTHGWLTEVMEAPTPVSALLHAGVINGGGFLLIRFADVMLLSPGTLAALAMLGGFTALFGALVMLTQPAVKTSLAWSTVAQMGFMTLQCGLGLFSLALLHIVAHSFYKAHAFLASGGAVDQVAAIRRPGPVAIPDGAAVGWAFLAAIAIYAAIGAAFGMMFGFHHKSPQSLALGAILIFGVAYLLAQGLADAAPRVLTRKTALYSVAAAAGYFALQTLAEWLTASVLPAPLAPGRLEWTLMVLAILSFGTVAVAQALFPLWAHHPAAAGLRVHLSNGLYINATLDRMLGGWSVRKAS, from the coding sequence TTGCCATATTATCTGCTTCCGCTCATTGCGCCGCTGGCTCTTGTGGTTTCCACGATCGCATCCTTCGTTTCGCCAGGACGCCGCTCTCGACTAGCCCCCGGCTTCGCCGAGATCGCTGCGCTTCTGGCGTTAGCGTCCGCGTTTGGCTCGCTCGGTATTCTTATCCTTAGCGGTCCGGGCGAAAGCCCGCTCATCGGGATGGCCGGGATCGGCTTGTCAGTGCGCCTTGACGCCGTCAGCGCCTCGATGCTGCTGCTCGTCGCGTTCGTCGGCTGGATCGTTGTGCGCTATGCTCGGACCTATCTCGATGGCGAGGCGCGCGCGAGCGCGTTCACAGGCTGGCTGTGCGCCACCCTTGCCGCCGTGCTGCTGCTCGTTCAGGCGGGCAATCTCGCCCAGCTTGTGTCGGGGTGGATCGCGACCAGTCTCTGCCTGCACAGGCTGTTGCTCTTCTATCCCGATCGGGTCGCCGCGCGCCGCGCCGCGCGCAAGAAGCTCATTTTTACCCGGCTAGGGGCGGCAAGCCTTATCATCGCCGCCGTTCTCCTAACATTCGTCTATGGCACAACCGATATAGCGGCGATCAATGCCGCCGCGAGAGAAGGCGATGGTTCGTCGCTGGCTGTTTTTGCAACAGTTTTGATCGCGCTGGCGGCCTTGCTGAAGTCGGCGCAGTTTCCGACCCATGGCTGGCTTACCGAGGTGATGGAGGCGCCGACGCCAGTGTCGGCCCTGCTGCATGCCGGTGTCATCAATGGCGGCGGTTTCCTGCTCATTCGCTTCGCAGACGTGATGTTGCTGTCGCCCGGAACGCTGGCCGCGTTGGCTATGCTTGGTGGTTTCACGGCGCTCTTCGGGGCGCTTGTGATGCTGACGCAGCCGGCGGTCAAAACGTCACTCGCCTGGTCGACGGTGGCACAGATGGGCTTCATGACTTTGCAATGCGGATTGGGACTGTTTTCGCTGGCATTGCTGCATATCGTGGCTCATTCGTTTTACAAAGCTCACGCGTTCCTCGCCTCGGGCGGCGCGGTCGACCAGGTCGCCGCGATCCGGCGGCCAGGGCCGGTGGCGATCCCCGACGGTGCGGCAGTCGGGTGGGCCTTCCTCGCGGCGATCGCGATCTATGCCGCGATCGGCGCGGCCTTCGGCATGATGTTTGGGTTCCACCATAAGTCGCCGCAATCTCTGGCGCTGGGTGCAATCCTGATTTTTGGCGTCGCCTATCTGCTGGCGCAGGGGCTGGCAGACGCCGCGCCGCGGGTTCTAACACGTAAGACGGCCCTGTACTCAGTCGCGGCGGCGGCTGGCTACTTCGCACTGCAGACCTTGGCCGAGTGGCTAACCGCAAGCGTGCTTCCCGCACCGCTTGCGCCGGGGCGTCTTGAATGGACGCTCATGGTGCTGGCGATCCTCTCCTTCGGAACGGTGGCTGTAGCGCAAGCTCTGTTCCCGCTCTGGGCCCATCACCCAGCCGCGGCCGGTCTTCGCGTTCACCTCTCGAACGGCCTCTACATCAACGCAACACTCGATCGAATGCTCGGCGGCTGGTCCGTCCGCAAGGCGTCGTGA
- a CDS encoding YbcC family protein, with product MLMIKTNTPPLDVAAIIAAAERAALAIPPLWPLASSVAVNPFLGQIHEPLSTVAARLRRVAGAALTMPRAWYAERIHAGEIAEADLTAAFEAAPEIWRPDSLASLKSAIEASAPTPVMLPTMAELAAEASGIDWTGVIAERFGQWAAGYFDAGQALWTAPQGGCAYAAWRSAAAHDLTPEILGLTGFAMHVAQAPERAEDALIQSIEKLGLYGAALESYLHRLLMSLGGWAQFARYKLWQAELSGGSDKTITDLLTIRLVWEQALFEQHKLRIACQWKEALCAYAAPVEPTPDDAIDAILQEATERAAQRQLGKLLGSPAPSRLQARPALQMAFCIDVRAEVFRRALESLDPCIETLGFAGFFGIGILHRRFASDVAEARLPVLIAPQVRTCSGGHSHDVEARDQAARLLARAKRAWGRFKLAAVSSFAFVEAAGPIYVGKLVRDGLGRASNRMPDDPAPRFEPALDPEARIGIAESVLKAMSLTERFAPLVLIAGHGANVINNPHASALHCGACGGYSGEVNARLLATLLNDREVRAGVAERGITIPDDTLFIGALHDTTTDRVTIYGEDSPSALHKESVKQVKTWLATAGALARSERALRLPRASGGRDILHRARDWAEVRPEWALAGCQAFIAAPRHRTAGRDLKGRAFLHGYDWRRDDQFSVLELILTAPVVVASWISLQYYGSTVAPTVFGAGNKLLHNVTAGIGVVEGNGGLLRAGLPWQSVHDGERLAHEPLRLTVFVEAPREAISTILKRHDQLRALVDNKWLHLVALDDQGRPAWRYAGKLGWEAFDQGHVEPERTMVVA from the coding sequence ATGCTGATGATCAAGACTAACACTCCACCCCTCGACGTCGCGGCAATTATTGCCGCGGCCGAAAGGGCGGCGCTCGCCATCCCGCCGCTTTGGCCGCTGGCTTCAAGCGTTGCGGTCAACCCATTCCTGGGACAAATCCATGAGCCTCTATCGACAGTGGCCGCCCGCCTAAGACGGGTCGCGGGAGCCGCACTCACAATGCCCCGCGCCTGGTACGCCGAGCGTATTCACGCGGGCGAAATCGCCGAAGCGGATCTCACGGCAGCCTTTGAGGCTGCACCGGAGATCTGGCGGCCAGATAGCCTTGCTTCATTGAAGTCAGCCATTGAAGCGAGCGCACCGACCCCCGTTATGCTTCCGACGATGGCGGAGCTCGCGGCCGAAGCCTCGGGTATAGATTGGACCGGCGTGATCGCCGAGCGCTTCGGTCAATGGGCGGCCGGCTATTTCGATGCGGGCCAAGCCTTGTGGACGGCGCCTCAGGGCGGCTGCGCCTATGCTGCGTGGCGCTCGGCCGCCGCCCACGATCTCACCCCAGAGATTCTCGGGCTGACGGGCTTTGCCATGCATGTGGCTCAAGCCCCAGAGCGCGCTGAGGATGCCCTGATCCAGTCGATCGAGAAGCTCGGACTCTATGGGGCGGCGCTCGAAAGCTATTTGCACCGGCTGCTGATGAGCCTTGGCGGCTGGGCGCAGTTTGCCCGGTACAAGCTCTGGCAAGCCGAGCTCTCGGGCGGGTCGGACAAGACGATCACCGATCTTCTGACAATTCGTCTCGTCTGGGAACAAGCACTGTTTGAGCAACACAAGCTTCGCATCGCTTGCCAATGGAAAGAGGCGCTTTGCGCCTATGCCGCGCCGGTCGAGCCGACACCGGACGATGCAATCGATGCAATCTTGCAGGAGGCGACCGAGCGCGCGGCGCAGCGGCAGCTGGGCAAGCTCCTCGGATCGCCGGCTCCCTCTAGATTGCAAGCGCGTCCAGCATTGCAGATGGCCTTCTGCATCGACGTTCGCGCAGAGGTGTTCCGCCGGGCATTGGAAAGCCTCGACCCCTGCATCGAGACATTGGGTTTCGCTGGGTTTTTCGGCATCGGCATTTTGCATCGTCGCTTCGCGTCGGATGTCGCGGAGGCACGCTTGCCTGTGCTTATTGCACCGCAAGTACGAACATGCTCGGGCGGGCATTCACATGATGTCGAGGCTCGGGACCAAGCAGCTCGGCTCCTGGCGCGTGCCAAGCGCGCCTGGGGGCGCTTCAAGCTCGCCGCTGTCTCCTCATTCGCTTTCGTCGAGGCGGCCGGGCCGATCTATGTCGGCAAGTTGGTGCGCGATGGTCTGGGACGCGCCAGCAACCGGATGCCGGATGACCCGGCACCAAGGTTCGAACCAGCGCTCGATCCCGAGGCTCGCATCGGCATAGCCGAAAGCGTGCTGAAGGCGATGTCGCTGACCGAACGTTTTGCACCGCTTGTCCTTATCGCTGGCCATGGCGCCAACGTCATAAACAATCCTCATGCCAGCGCGCTCCATTGTGGCGCCTGCGGCGGCTATTCCGGCGAGGTGAACGCGCGGCTACTCGCTACGCTCCTCAATGACCGCGAGGTGCGCGCCGGCGTCGCGGAGCGCGGGATCACCATCCCGGACGACACGCTGTTTATCGGAGCGCTGCACGACACAACCACTGATCGTGTGACGATCTACGGCGAAGACTCTCCATCAGCGCTACACAAGGAGAGCGTCAAACAGGTAAAAACCTGGCTTGCGACGGCCGGCGCTCTGGCACGGAGCGAACGCGCATTGCGCTTGCCCCGGGCGTCGGGAGGGCGCGACATCCTCCACCGCGCCCGCGACTGGGCCGAAGTCCGTCCGGAATGGGCGCTTGCCGGTTGCCAGGCCTTCATCGCCGCGCCGCGCCATCGGACTGCGGGTCGCGACCTCAAAGGACGTGCATTTCTGCACGGCTATGACTGGCGCCGGGACGATCAGTTTAGCGTTCTGGAGCTGATCTTGACAGCGCCGGTCGTGGTCGCGAGCTGGATCAGCCTGCAGTATTACGGATCGACTGTCGCGCCAACGGTGTTCGGAGCCGGCAACAAGCTCCTGCACAACGTTACCGCCGGCATCGGCGTGGTCGAAGGCAATGGCGGGCTCTTACGTGCCGGGCTACCCTGGCAATCGGTTCACGACGGAGAACGGCTAGCTCATGAACCACTGCGCCTGACCGTGTTCGTCGAGGCGCCCCGCGAGGCAATTAGCACGATCCTCAAACGTCACGATCAACTGCGGGCGCTGGTCGACAACAAATGGCTCCATCTTGTTGCCCTCGATGACCAGGGCCGCCCGGCTTGGCGGTACGCCGGCAAACTTGGCTGGGAAGCCTTTGACCAAGGGCACGTTGAACCGGAACGGACGATGGTGGTCGCATGA
- the cysD gene encoding sulfate adenylyltransferase subunit CysD has protein sequence MNGLPAHLAALESEAIHVLRNGLSEARNPVVLFSGGKDSTVLAHLVLRAFFPSRPPIPLLHIDSTWEFAEVLAFRDAFADRHGFRLIVQVNEHGRTQSINPFDHGDLYTTIMRTDALRQALTVGGYDIIFGGARRDEEATRAKERIVSVRSTNHAWEPRLQRPELWRCFNWRMKPGETIRAFPLSNWTEHDLWTYILMRELEVAPLYIAHERKVVTRMGMRIVVDDPVRMRWQPGETALPEKVRFRTLGCWPVTAAQPSEAETIAAVVLETLRAETSERRGRLGDDGSLERQKREGYF, from the coding sequence ATGAACGGGTTGCCCGCCCATCTGGCGGCCTTGGAGTCAGAGGCGATCCATGTCTTGCGCAATGGATTGTCGGAGGCGCGCAACCCCGTGGTGCTGTTTTCGGGCGGCAAGGACTCGACCGTCCTTGCCCATCTCGTGCTGCGCGCCTTCTTCCCTTCGAGGCCGCCGATCCCGCTCTTGCATATCGACTCGACATGGGAGTTCGCTGAAGTTCTCGCCTTCCGCGACGCCTTCGCGGACCGCCATGGCTTTCGGCTGATCGTTCAAGTCAACGAGCACGGACGGACACAGTCTATCAATCCGTTCGACCATGGCGATCTCTACACCACCATCATGCGCACTGATGCGCTCAGGCAGGCACTGACTGTCGGTGGTTATGACATCATCTTCGGCGGCGCCCGACGTGACGAGGAAGCAACCCGCGCCAAGGAGCGCATCGTTTCGGTACGGAGCACCAACCATGCCTGGGAGCCTCGCCTGCAGCGTCCCGAACTCTGGCGCTGTTTCAATTGGCGGATGAAGCCCGGCGAGACTATCCGCGCTTTCCCGCTGTCGAATTGGACCGAGCACGACCTGTGGACCTATATCCTGATGCGTGAGCTCGAAGTCGCGCCTCTCTACATCGCTCATGAGCGCAAGGTCGTCACCCGAATGGGAATGCGGATCGTCGTCGACGATCCGGTCCGCATGCGCTGGCAGCCTGGCGAAACCGCACTGCCGGAGAAGGTGCGCTTTCGTACGCTCGGATGCTGGCCGGTGACGGCGGCGCAGCCTTCCGAAGCAGAAACCATCGCCGCTGTCGTGCTCGAAACCCTGCGCGCCGAAACCTCCGAGCGCCGCGGCCGTCTCGGCGACGATGGCTCGCTCGAGCGTCAGAAACGGGAGGGCTATTTTTGA
- a CDS encoding DUF6671 family protein — MSNDGHSQATIGCPLSGPYARQRAVLATMHGKEAAIVPAFQERLELTVETPSAIDTDALGTFTGEIPRAGTIREAAIAKARLGMAATGLSIGIASEGSYGPHPHVPFIPGGVELMVLVDDGRGIVVSEYLIDDAPVYEHVVAAEIGDLRTFLDHIRFPDHAVIVRPHEPDDGSVLIHKGLRTAEALESALETSTLRSRDNRALIQTDMRAHMNPTRMASIGRLARALCDRLATPCPACGAPGYGQIDVETGLPCEWCGAPSIMVRYQIFGCVACEFREMRPRPDGRTHADPGHCPECNP; from the coding sequence TTGAGCAACGACGGTCATTCGCAAGCCACGATTGGGTGTCCGCTGTCCGGTCCTTATGCTCGCCAGCGCGCCGTGCTGGCCACCATGCATGGCAAAGAGGCGGCAATCGTGCCGGCTTTCCAGGAGCGACTCGAGCTTACTGTCGAGACCCCGTCCGCGATCGACACCGACGCGCTGGGCACCTTCACAGGCGAGATCCCGCGCGCAGGCACGATTCGCGAGGCGGCCATAGCCAAGGCGCGGCTTGGGATGGCGGCGACGGGGTTGTCGATCGGCATCGCCAGCGAAGGCAGCTACGGTCCGCATCCGCATGTGCCGTTCATCCCCGGCGGGGTCGAGTTGATGGTTCTCGTGGACGACGGCCGCGGCATCGTCGTCAGCGAGTATCTGATCGATGATGCCCCGGTCTACGAGCACGTCGTCGCGGCCGAGATCGGCGATCTCAGGACGTTTCTCGACCATATCCGTTTCCCCGATCATGCCGTGATCGTACGACCTCATGAACCCGACGATGGTAGCGTTCTCATTCACAAAGGGCTGCGCACAGCTGAAGCGCTTGAAAGCGCACTCGAAACTTCAACCTTGCGATCGCGCGACAACCGCGCGCTCATTCAGACAGATATGCGCGCCCACATGAATCCCACGCGTATGGCGAGCATTGGCCGCCTGGCGCGTGCCCTTTGCGATCGGCTGGCGACCCCGTGTCCGGCCTGCGGCGCCCCCGGTTACGGGCAAATCGACGTAGAGACGGGGCTTCCCTGCGAATGGTGCGGCGCCCCCAGCATCATGGTTCGTTATCAGATCTTCGGTTGTGTCGCTTGCGAGTTTCGCGAGATGCGTCCCCGCCCCGACGGGCGCACCCATGCTGATCCTGGCCATTGCCCGGAATGCAATCCGTGA